Proteins from a genomic interval of Synechococcus sp. A15-28:
- a CDS encoding alpha-amylase family protein → MSQTMPWWTGTVIYQLIVRSFADGNGDGIGDFKGVASRLPYLRWLGVKTLWLTPIYPSPLRDGGYDITDFRDIHPELGDLASFHRFLTAAHSQGMRVILDLVLNHTSDLHPWFQRARWAPKGSPERDFYVWSDDSSRYSDAPVLFRHFEASNWEWDPVAEQYYLHRFLRHQPDLNYANPLVQEAMLEVVDFWLERGVDGFRLDAVPFLFEEEGTRCEGLPDTHAFLQRLRARVDAGGRDVLLLGEAIQPVQEAAPYLAENELHGAFNFALTAHLFAAVASGSTRQLGACLDEAEQAVQGPRWALPLRNHDELWLGDGHLIPDDVIQSIRVGLPQGQGHWLNWGINRRLAPLLNGDPRSNRLLHGLIYSLPGMPCLYYGDELGMGDWPGLRDRDPNRTPMAWTPARNGGFSSAPDPLLVLPPITAPGYDYRVVNVEVQKQLPGSLLNWHRRMLTCRRLLPALRHGSFQLLPCSHPGALVYVRATEAMTVLVAANVTAAGASFSLDLTAWEGLRTREVMWGCEFPLASQEWFVNLSPYGINWWLIGEVDAAVPVS, encoded by the coding sequence ATGAGCCAAACCATGCCGTGGTGGACCGGCACGGTTATCTATCAATTGATCGTTCGCAGCTTCGCCGATGGCAACGGTGATGGCATCGGCGACTTCAAGGGTGTGGCCTCGCGCCTGCCCTATCTGCGTTGGCTCGGGGTGAAGACCCTCTGGCTCACACCGATCTACCCATCTCCGTTGCGGGACGGTGGTTACGACATCACCGACTTCAGGGACATTCACCCCGAGCTGGGGGATCTGGCGTCGTTTCACCGTTTTCTGACGGCTGCCCACAGCCAGGGCATGCGGGTGATTCTCGATCTGGTGCTGAATCACACCAGCGACCTGCACCCCTGGTTTCAGCGGGCCCGCTGGGCCCCCAAAGGCAGTCCCGAACGGGATTTCTACGTCTGGAGTGACGATTCATCCCGCTACAGCGATGCTCCGGTGCTGTTCCGTCATTTCGAAGCGTCCAACTGGGAGTGGGACCCGGTGGCGGAGCAGTACTACCTGCATCGCTTCCTGCGCCATCAGCCCGACCTGAACTACGCCAACCCGTTGGTGCAGGAGGCCATGCTCGAGGTGGTCGACTTCTGGCTGGAGCGTGGGGTCGATGGTTTTCGCCTCGATGCGGTGCCGTTTCTGTTTGAGGAGGAGGGCACCCGTTGTGAAGGGCTGCCGGACACCCACGCCTTCCTGCAGCGCCTGCGGGCCCGTGTGGATGCGGGGGGACGCGACGTGCTTCTGCTGGGGGAAGCGATCCAACCGGTGCAGGAGGCAGCCCCCTACCTGGCGGAGAACGAATTGCATGGCGCGTTCAACTTCGCGCTGACGGCCCATCTGTTTGCGGCCGTGGCTTCCGGCAGCACCCGCCAGCTGGGAGCTTGCCTGGATGAGGCGGAACAGGCGGTGCAGGGACCGCGCTGGGCCCTGCCGCTTCGCAACCACGATGAACTCTGGCTGGGGGATGGGCACCTGATCCCCGATGACGTGATCCAGTCGATCCGGGTGGGATTACCTCAGGGGCAGGGGCACTGGCTCAACTGGGGCATCAACCGTCGCCTGGCGCCGCTGCTCAATGGCGACCCCCGCTCCAACCGCCTGCTCCATGGCCTGATTTATAGCCTTCCCGGTATGCCCTGCCTTTACTACGGCGATGAGCTGGGGATGGGGGACTGGCCGGGGTTGCGGGATCGGGATCCAAACCGCACGCCGATGGCCTGGACGCCTGCCCGCAACGGGGGCTTTTCCTCCGCTCCTGATCCTTTGCTGGTGCTTCCTCCGATCACGGCTCCCGGTTACGACTATCGGGTCGTGAACGTTGAGGTGCAGAAACAGCTGCCAGGTTCCCTGCTGAACTGGCACCGGCGCATGCTCACCTGCCGGCGTCTGCTGCCGGCCCTGCGCCATGGATCATTCCAGCTGTTGCCGTGCAGCCATCCGGGTGCCCTGGTCTACGTCCGTGCCACAGAGGCCATGACGGTGCTGGTGGCGGCCAATGTCACCGCCGCCGGCGCCTCCTTCAGCCTGGATCTCACGGCATGGGAGGGGTTGCGGACCCGTGAGGTGATGTGGGGCTGTGAATTCCCGCTGGCCAGCCAGGAGTGGTTTGTGAATCTGTCTCCCTATGGCATCAACTGGTGGTTGATCGGTGAAGTGGATGCCGCTGTGCCCGTGAGCTGA
- a CDS encoding FAD-dependent oxidoreductase, with protein sequence MADHNVDLLVIGAGASGASVAMEAVRRGLKVALLDAGDIGGGTSCRSTKLLHGGVRYLELAFKTFDLAQLQLVREALLERGHWLAQAPFLARRLELVLPTDTLWGQLYYQAGLGLYDLLAGQQRIGRSRGISRDALQESLPMLKPGRGGVAYSDGQFDDARLNLLLALTAEQGGAILRTRCRVVGFERTADGRLKAAISETEAGLQERWTAGVIVNATGIQADSLRQLADPQAAPRMLTSRGCHLVLEQNLCPGGLGLLVPSTADGRVLFMLPFHGSTLVGTTDAPCAIDAATSPTDEEEAYLLGYVRQWFPALATPTVTSRWAGGRPLLRPAGDSLDSSRVVREHEVEQLPCGLVSVMGGKWTTCRPMANDTLRAVATQLGRPLDAPQPLPLLGSAASPAETLQRLREQAIELKDLLPDGAMRDQQIAHLQSNHGLQALPLITGIDPVQREPLSGVIPLCQGEIDHAIQREHARSASDVLARRCRMAMVDLKEARRLQPLVDERLDQLTGTAASTSPINHQLMP encoded by the coding sequence ATGGCTGATCACAACGTTGACCTGCTGGTGATCGGCGCTGGTGCCAGCGGGGCATCCGTGGCCATGGAGGCCGTGCGGCGGGGGCTGAAGGTGGCGTTGCTGGATGCCGGCGACATCGGCGGTGGCACCAGTTGCCGCAGCACAAAGCTTCTCCATGGCGGGGTCCGCTACCTCGAACTGGCGTTCAAGACCTTCGACCTGGCCCAGCTGCAACTCGTGAGGGAAGCCCTGCTGGAGCGTGGTCACTGGCTGGCGCAGGCCCCGTTTCTCGCCCGCCGACTGGAGCTGGTGTTGCCCACCGACACGCTGTGGGGCCAGCTGTACTACCAGGCGGGGCTCGGGCTCTACGACCTTCTGGCCGGCCAGCAACGCATCGGCCGCAGCCGTGGCATCAGCCGTGACGCCTTGCAGGAGTCCCTGCCGATGCTGAAACCCGGCCGTGGTGGGGTCGCCTACAGCGATGGGCAATTCGATGACGCCCGGTTGAATCTGCTGCTGGCACTGACCGCCGAGCAGGGGGGCGCCATCCTGCGGACCCGCTGCCGAGTGGTGGGATTCGAGCGGACTGCCGATGGGCGTCTCAAGGCCGCCATCAGCGAAACCGAGGCGGGCCTGCAGGAGCGCTGGACCGCTGGGGTGATCGTCAATGCCACCGGAATCCAGGCTGATTCGCTGCGCCAGCTGGCCGATCCACAGGCAGCCCCGCGCATGCTCACCAGCCGTGGCTGCCATCTCGTGCTGGAGCAGAACCTCTGTCCCGGAGGACTGGGGCTGCTGGTGCCGTCAACAGCGGATGGCCGTGTGCTGTTCATGCTGCCGTTCCACGGCAGCACCCTGGTGGGAACCACCGATGCCCCCTGCGCCATTGATGCGGCCACCTCTCCCACGGACGAGGAGGAGGCCTATCTGCTGGGCTACGTGCGCCAATGGTTCCCTGCCTTGGCCACGCCCACGGTGACCAGCCGCTGGGCCGGAGGTCGGCCGCTGCTCCGCCCGGCGGGGGACAGCCTCGACAGCAGCCGCGTCGTGCGCGAGCACGAGGTGGAGCAGCTGCCCTGTGGACTGGTGAGTGTGATGGGCGGCAAGTGGACCACCTGCCGTCCCATGGCCAACGACACCCTGCGGGCGGTCGCCACCCAGCTGGGGCGTCCCCTCGATGCGCCGCAACCCCTCCCACTGCTGGGAAGCGCGGCGAGCCCTGCAGAAACGCTTCAGCGGCTGAGGGAGCAGGCCATCGAACTGAAGGATCTGCTGCCAGACGGGGCCATGAGGGATCAACAGATCGCTCACCTGCAGAGCAACCATGGCCTGCAGGCCCTGCCGCTGATCACTGGCATCGATCCGGTTCAGCGCGAACCGCTGAGCGGCGTGATCCCCCTTTGCCAGGGAGAAATTGATCACGCCATCCAGCGGGAGCACGCCCGCAGCGCCAGCGATGTTCTCGCCCGGCGCTGCCGGATGGCGATGGTGGATCTGAAGGAGGCCCGCCGGCTGCAACCGCTGGTGGACGAGCGACTGGATCAGCTCACGGGCACAGCGGCATCCACTTCACCGATCAACCACCAGTTGATGCCATAG
- a CDS encoding glycerol kinase, which translates to MADQPLLLALDQGTSSSRAVVFDAKGGLVASATAPLPIQYPADGWVEQHPGDIWDSQRKALQDLHQQLAEEQRRAVVSCGITNQRETTVLWRRSSGAPCGPALVWQDGRTADICQGWKTDGLEDAWCRRTGLLLDPYFSASKIRWMLEHHSEAAAAAAQGDLCFGTVESWLLWNLTAGQRHGSDMSNASRTLLMDLEQRCWMDAFREQTGLPGSALPELLPCRGEFGHIAADLPFAGLPIQALLGDQQAATLGQLCLQPGEAKCTYGTGAFLVINTGDSIRRSNAGLLSTLGWTDADGTPTYCLEGSLFNAGTVVQWLRDGLQIIDQADEVNALAQSVPDSGGVMLVPAFTGWGTPHWDPQARGVLVGLTRDSSRGHIARAALDGIALSVATLVELAEEALGHGLGELAVDGGAAASDPLLQAQADSTGLTVRRPRNLESTARGIALFAGVQCGLIPDLSAIAAHRQDDVQRFEPQINTERRRHLRDRWNDAVNRSLGWHG; encoded by the coding sequence ATGGCAGATCAGCCTCTCCTGTTGGCGCTGGATCAAGGCACCAGCAGTTCCCGCGCAGTGGTGTTTGACGCCAAGGGTGGCCTCGTGGCCAGTGCGACGGCCCCCCTGCCCATTCAGTACCCCGCCGATGGCTGGGTGGAACAACATCCAGGCGACATCTGGGACAGCCAACGAAAGGCGCTGCAGGATCTGCACCAGCAGCTCGCTGAGGAGCAACGGCGGGCGGTCGTGAGCTGCGGCATCACCAATCAGCGCGAAACCACCGTGCTCTGGAGACGCAGCAGTGGCGCTCCCTGCGGTCCAGCCCTGGTCTGGCAGGACGGCCGCACGGCGGACATCTGCCAAGGGTGGAAAACAGACGGCCTCGAAGACGCCTGGTGCCGGCGCACGGGGCTGCTGCTGGATCCCTATTTCAGCGCCAGCAAGATCCGCTGGATGCTCGAGCATCACTCCGAGGCGGCAGCCGCTGCGGCCCAGGGCGATCTGTGCTTCGGCACGGTGGAGTCCTGGCTGCTCTGGAACCTCACCGCGGGGCAACGCCACGGGAGCGATATGAGCAATGCCAGCCGCACGCTGCTGATGGATCTGGAGCAGCGTTGCTGGATGGATGCCTTCCGGGAGCAGACAGGTCTGCCTGGGAGCGCCTTACCCGAGCTGCTGCCCTGCCGCGGAGAGTTCGGGCACATCGCAGCGGACCTCCCCTTCGCTGGATTGCCGATTCAGGCCCTTCTCGGTGATCAGCAGGCCGCGACCCTTGGTCAGCTCTGCCTGCAGCCCGGCGAAGCCAAATGCACCTACGGCACCGGAGCCTTTCTGGTGATCAACACCGGCGACAGCATCCGCCGCTCCAACGCCGGACTGCTCAGCACCCTCGGCTGGACCGATGCGGACGGCACCCCCACCTACTGCCTTGAGGGCAGCCTGTTCAACGCAGGAACCGTGGTGCAGTGGCTGCGGGACGGTCTGCAGATCATCGACCAGGCCGATGAGGTGAATGCCCTGGCGCAATCGGTGCCGGACAGCGGCGGAGTGATGCTGGTGCCCGCCTTCACCGGCTGGGGGACTCCTCACTGGGACCCCCAGGCCCGCGGAGTGCTGGTGGGGCTCACCCGGGACAGCAGCCGCGGCCACATCGCCCGAGCGGCCCTGGATGGCATCGCCCTGTCGGTGGCCACCCTGGTGGAGCTGGCGGAGGAGGCCCTTGGCCACGGCCTGGGAGAGCTTGCGGTGGATGGCGGGGCTGCCGCATCCGATCCGTTGCTGCAGGCGCAGGCGGACAGCACCGGCCTGACGGTGCGCCGCCCCCGGAACCTGGAAAGCACTGCCCGTGGCATCGCGCTGTTTGCTGGTGTGCAATGCGGCTTGATCCCCGACCTGTCCGCCATTGCCGCCCACCGGCAGGACGATGTGCAGCGTTTCGAACCGCAGATCAACACCGAGCGGCGCAGGCATCTGCGTGACCGCTGGAATGACGCCGTGAACCGCAGCCTGGGCTGGCATGGCTGA